ggtatcgctgtaatcatgccaacccagagaataaagttatcatattatttacagtctggtccataaatattgggacagcgacacaattctaacatttttggctctatacatcaccaaaatggatttgaaattaaacaaacaagatgcgctttaactgcagactgtcctctttaatttgaggggaagaggaacctacactccctgaattgtatggtagcagtcatggcacataacaggtagaatttagtgttaggagccagtcttatagagatcgccttgacgtgcggcagacgggctcaaataattttgtacaaaatgatttgccaagcatctctaatttataagtttAGCACTAGcaaatattatgcatttttgtactttatttggtttgcaaagaactgttgcattgtatgttttgcttTACAgtattgttctcagccatagcaatgtgcccctgcgcagtgggatgtgctgactggccccctttttctttgcagtttaaccgcactgtcagctttaattttaagGCATTTAaacccaaatcaggtgaatggtgtaggaattacaacagtttgcatatgtgcctcccacctgttaagggaccaaaagtaatgggacataatcataaatcaaactttcactttttaatacttggttacaaatcctttgcagtcaattacagcctaaagtctggaacgcatagacatcaccagatgctgggtttcatccctggtgatgttctgccaggactctactgcaactgtcttcagttcctgcttgttcttgaggcattttcctttcattttgtcttcagcaagtgaaatacatgctcaatctgattcaggtcaggtgattgacttggccattgcataacattccacttctttcccttaaaaaaactctttggttgcttttgcagtatgctttgggtcattgtccatctgcactgtgaagcgccgccgtgagttctgaagcatttggctgaatatgagcagatagtattgcccgaaacacttcagaattcatcctgctgcttttgtcagcagtcacatcatcaataaatacaagagaacccgttccattggcagccatacatgcccacaccatgacactacaaccaccatgcttcactgatgaggtggtatgcttaggatcatgagcagttcctttccttctccatactcttctcttcccatcactctggtacaagttgatcttggtctcatctgtccataggatgttgttccagaactgtgaaggcttttttagatgtcatttttgcaaactctaatctggccttctgatttttgaggctcaccaatggtttacatcttgtggtgaatcctctgtattcactctcgtGAGGTCTTTTGATTgttgactgacacacacacacctaccttctggagagtgttcttgatctggccaactgttgtgaagggtattttcttcaccagggaaggaattcttcgatcatccaccacagtttGGTCTTcgagtcttttggtgttgctgagctcaccgatgcgttccttctttttaaggatgtttcaaacagttgttttggccacacctaatgtttttgctatctctctgatgggtttgttgtgttttttcagcctaatgatggcttgcttcactgatagtgacagctctttgggtctcatcttgagagttgacagcaacagattccaaatgcaaatagcacacttgaaataaactctggaccttttatctgctcattgtaattgggataataagggaataacacacacctggccatggaacagctgagaagccaattgtaccattacttttggtctcttaacaagtgggaggcacatatgcaaactgttgtaattcctacaccgttcacctgatttggaagtaaataccctcaaattaaagctgacagtgcagttaaagcaaatcttgttcatttcaaatccattgtggtggtatatagagccagaaatgtgccgacgtcccaatatttttggacctgacCATGTCGTTGCTAAATTTACAATGTAAAAAACGGTattgatgttttttttccccccattctgCCCAGAACGAGTTATTAAAATTGATTTGtgtgccccaaaatggtgctataaaaaaacaagccctcataaggctacattatcggaaaaaaaaaataaattatagcgCTTGGAATGTGACGatgaaaacatgaagaaaaaaaaaaaaaaaaaaaaagaaaagtgacaggtggaaaagtatgacttcaggatcagactacacagggtttgttacTTGTAGGTATGGTAGGACATTTTTAATAGACATACATCTACTGCAAAGTTCCCTTATTTTCCCATTTAGGCTGAGGCTATACGGTGACGCACATTGCAAGGTCATAAAATCGGAGAACGTCACCGCTACTGTACACTGCTGCTTACTGTACGCTAAAGGGGTTGCAATGAATCCAGCAACTGGCCGGCCGCAACGCAACCATATTCTACACTGTGATCTTTGTCCATCCAAATTTTGTTACAGCCTAGTCTAAAGGAGCAATTTGGTTAAATGCACCTTTTCAACCATTCTGGTTGAGTATACACAGAGACATTCCAACAAACTATCAAGCTACAGAGATAGTCCACAGGAACAGGAGTGTTGCATGCAGCCCAGTGCATTCCAGTTGACTATTGCGGTTATTCAACAGTTATAATTAGAaagtcagataaaaaaaaaaaaaaaaaaacacgacgcATAATAAAAGACCGTACAATGGCAGAGAAAAGAATGTATTGTTTGAACatgttaaataaaaatacatttaaaacaataACTTGGAGTACATAATTCTACTGCaaaagtaagggtgggttcacatcacgcttTTCCCATCAGTTTCACTTATagaaaaaatgtatacgttaaacagattcctcagactgatgccatacagtggcatatgttcaccatagagttacattgtaaaaaaaaaaacaaaaaaaaaaaaaacaaaaaaaaacaacttttttttaccattgcaaaataacgtgtgtatatatatatatatatatatatatatatatatatatatatatatatatataattatttttttacaggacTGTGCAGagtacaagaacgtggtgtgctgcatctttgtatgtttttttttgcaacatatacagtacagaccaaaagtttggacacacctcattcaaaaagttttctttattttcatgactatgtaaattgtagattcacactgaaggcatcaaaactatgaattaacacatgtggaattatatacataacaaaaaagtgtgacacaactgaaaatatgtcatattctaggttcttcaaagtagccaccttttgctttgattactgctttgcacactcttggcattctcttgatgagcttcaagaggtagtcacctgaaatggtcttccaacagtcttgaaggagttccctagagatgcttagcacttgttggcccttttgccttcactctgcgatccagctcaccccaaaccatctcgattgggttcaggtccggtgactgtggaggccaggtcatctggcgcagcaccccatcactctccttcatggtcaaatagcccttacacagcctggaggtgtgtttggggtcattgtcctgttgaaaaataaatgatggtccaactaaacacaaatcagatggaatagcatgccgctgcaagatgctgtggtacccatgccttcaattttgaataaatccccaacagtgtcaccagcaaagcacccccacaccatcacacctcctcctcctccatgcttcatggtgggaaccaggcatgtagagtccatccgttcaccttttctgcatcgcacaaagacatggtggttggaaccaaagatctcaaatttggactcagaccaaagcacaaatttccactggtctaatgtccattccttgtgttcttaagcccaaacaagtctcttctgcttgttgcctgtccttagcagtggtttcctagcagatattctaccatgaaggcctgattcacacagtctcctcttaacagttgttctagagatgtatctgctgctagaactctgtgtggcattgacctggtctctaatctgagctgctgttaacctgcgatttctgaggctggtgactcggattaacttatcctccgcagcagaggcgactcttggtcttcctttcctggggcggtccgtatgtgagccagtttctttgtagcgcttgatggtttttgtgactgcacttggggacactttcaaagttttcccaattttttagatttcttaaagtaatgatgggcactcgtttttctttacttagctgtttttttcttgccataatacaaattctaacagtctattcagtaggaccatcagctgtgtatccaccagacttctccacaacgcaactgatggtcccaaccccatttataaggcaagaaatcccacttattaaacctaacagggaacacctgtgaagtgaaaaccatttcaggtgactacctcttgaagctcatcaagagaatgccaagagtgtgcaaagcagtaatcaaagcaaaaggtggctactttaaagaacctagaatatgacatattttcagttgtttcacacttttttgttatgtatataattccacgtgttaattcatagttttgatgccttcagaccatagttttgatgctttcagaccatagttttggtctgtactgtacgtcaaACGGAAGCATAAAACgttatgtgaacccaccctaagctaAATTgtttaaaactaaaaacaaatgaCTATTGCATTAAAAATAAGGccctgttcacatcacatttggCTTTTATGCCAGACACCATTCCTGGCATATACTACAAATGTATCTAGAGGACGCCATTTACACAATGGAGATCCAAAGAGTGTCCATTTGGCCTCCATCAGGCAGTATACTTTTTGGCGATATTGAAtaaggtatacagtaaaaaaaaaaatatattaataataatatacagCAGGGAATACTTTAGTTCTTACAGTGCGAGTCTATAGCGAGTTTGTCACAACCTTTTATTGGAGGTAGACGTTGATAGATCCTACCCACATGTTCCTCCAGTGTAAGTTCTTAAAGATAATCTGTCACCCCGATTTTGGACCATTATGTACAGCAATACATGAGTAgtcctcaaaatatggagaccAGATCACTTTTTTGTATGTTCCTACCGCCCCCTGTTCCCCCGCTGTCAATGCTCAGAGCTGTACTGAAATACAATGTCAGGACTGACGCACATGTGCACGAGTCCTCTCCATTGTGTTAGAACAGGAATGCagccaacctgcagccctccagctgttgcaaaactacaattcccagcatgcctgcacagcctacagctattagggcatgctggaagttgcagttttgtaacagctggtgggctgcaggttgagcatccctgtgttAGAACATCACAGCAGTCCAGACTGCGTATTCCAGTGCAGCTTTGAGAGCTGacaaagtgaacagagagcagtaggaaaataaaagactagtgatctggactccttatctgcaggatTACTCATGTATTAGTGTAGATAATTGTCCAAAAAAggggtgacagattccatttaacgTGATCAGAACAGAGCCAAACTTTATATTGTATATCTGAGAAGTCAAGGTCCCAATTTAGTGTCTAGAAttgaccaagaaaaaaaaaaatatactgttgTTCCTATCAGTCTGACTAGACAAAATCAAAAATCTTTTTGCTAGCCAATAACACAAAAACCCATGGCttacaaaatatatacatatatttcattaaattaaaaattCACCACCAGGGTAAACCTTAAATGAACCCACTGTCCCTAATTGAGAAGAAATTATTGCCTATAGTGACTGAATCACCGAAATTAAAAAACTGTTCTTGTTGCAAACCCCAATCTCCTTCATCGTCATCTTCTGGCTCAGCTTGGGAAGAATTTCGCgcattttcatataaaaaaacttgttcATCCACGTGAGCAGGAGCTAATCTGTTTCTCTTTGCATTCACAACATTCATTGATGAAGTAAAGAGGCGATCAGGGAAGACTCTTGTGGGAGCAATGCACCAATATTTTTGAAGAACCTTTGGTAGAAGAGGGAATAATGCCAAACGATCAGACCACCATTTCAATGGATCCTCATTTAGTCCAAGAACTTTCTGGGATTTAAAATTGCTCAACTCCTCAACAACTTGCGCATTACATTCTTCTTGGTATTCGGAAGGTCCAGACTGGCAGAATATTTCAGCAAGCATGTTGTTGATGCTGCTTGAAGGAGGAGGAGTAGATGATGTTGCCATTTTTTTCACTGGAGGTTCATCTGAAATTGCAAATACTTTATCTTCGGACCTCGAGTTTTCCCTGCTTCTATCCAACAAGGTCTTTGCTTCCTCAATAACACGATTTTCAACTTGGGAACGTTCAAATGCAGATAGAAATGGAAGTCTTTTGTACCTGGGATCCAAAAACGTTGATATGTTTAAGAACATATCTATTTCTGGTGTCTGCTGATATGTAGTTGATAAAGCTTTGGCAATTACTTCCTTGGCCATGCTGATTTCTTTTAGGTCTGTGTCTTTAATATTTAAAGAAGTGTTAAGCAGCATGTGTAGAAGAGGTTTTACCATACTTATAGTGGGATATTTGGACATCGACAACATTTCTGCAACTTGCTTAAATGGTTGTAAGAGTTCAACAAGGCCATCAATTGTATTCCACTCACTGGCTTCTAGCATGAGATGATGGTTATTACTATCTTCAACCAGAACACCTGCTATTGTGAACTGCTGTTCCTTAAGACGCTGTAACATTGCAAGTGTGCTGCCCCACCATGAAACACGGTCACTCACGAGCATACAAGAAACTGCATTTTGCTGCTTCTGTTTCTCACAAAGCATGTACATCGCAACTGTTGATTGTTGAAAATATTCCACCATCTTTCTACACCTTGTAAGAAGTCCAGAGACTTTTGGGAGTTGAAAAGCCTGCTGTATTCCCTTGTTAAACGTCTGACCCACACAAGGCATATCTATAGGAATATCCAGTAGAGAGCATGCTTTTATAATGTCTTTACTGGAGTCAGTGGTGGCACCAAACACTTTTGTGCTAATCCCCCACTCAATAAAGGTTTCATACAACACTCTAGTAATTGCTTCAGCTTTATTCTCCTCAGGAACTTCAAGAGTTTTCAAACACCGAGAGCCTAAGGTAAAAGAATTAGAAGCACTTGTAGCCAAATAGTGGACAAAAAGGGTTACATAGGACCTGTTCTGGCTTTCACTTTTCCACATATCAGTGGAAATGCCACACCACAAAACGTCCACCAACTCCTTAAGTATAAGATCTCTCACTGTGTGATATTTCTCTGGTAACACCCTGCTGCAAATGTATTTCCGGCTAGGAACTTCATACCGAGGATCCAGAGTTTGTAGAAGAGATTTGAAGGTAGGCTCATCCAATATGGAAGCAGGAAACATACCATCACATATTAGATTGACTACTGCAGATGTTACTTCCAGTTGTTTCTTGTCGAAAGGATGGCTGCTCTTCATAATAAAAGTTTCCTGAACAACCTGTTGGGACGTTTCTGGTTTCAGCTTCGAGAAAGCAGTGGCATACGCCTCTCTCATTTGCTCAGTGTTGCTTTTTACAAATTCACAGAACGCTTCTGTGTGATTCTTCTCAAGGTGGTAAGTAAGATTGGAAGTATTCCCTGAGTAGGCAATCTGAGCCATACAAATGCGACAATAGATCTTCTTCCACTGCATGATGCATCCTTCAGCATTTGTGTCAAATCCAAAGTACTTCCACACTTTACTCTTTGCTCTGGGATGTGCAACTAGTTTGAGGTCAGACTGCACGGCTTCACTGTTTTTAGCCTCCATTGCGTTGCAAGTGGAAGTCTTCCGTTAAGATTTCACTCATTAATGAGTACCTGCTAAAGGCAGTAAGACAGACATAAAATGAGGGAGCACAACTACAAGGAATGCTCAACAATTACACATATAAAAAGGTTTACACATGCAGTCATGGCCACTTAAAAATTACCAAGTTAATACTGCACTGGAACTGGAGACATTTATGAAGAGTGAACATTACCCCTTGCCATGCACCCAGTTGAGATCTGCATGTtgcagtttttgtccggccgcctcttggcatgtatgcagtgctgcggccggacctccggcccacctacattatagtgaatggggccagagcggacttccggcggcacagtGGGATAGCGTTAAcactgatccggcaggctgttcccctgccagaccctgctgccgccactgtgagagtagccttagtcCCAGTCACTGTAACGCTCCATGCACACAGACCTACAGCCGAACGACCATTGACAACCTTCACGGACCACGCAGGAAGGACAAGTCATTCAGAAAATAGCCCTCTAAAACATAAGGTCAGCGTAAGGGTAACCGGTCACCAGTGTTAATGCTATACTGCTTGCTAACAACGTTCTAAACATCCCcatttaaatggaatctgtcacctgtTTCATTGGGTTCTAAAGGGGGGCAGCATAAACCAAGTACAGATGCTCAGCAAATTGCGGGGTCactatctttaaccccttccagccagttaatttttatttttatttttattatttactccctgccttccaggagccataacttttttatttttccattcaagtAGTCAtatcagggcttttttttttcttttaaacaagttgtactttctaatcgcaccatttaatattgcatacgatgcagtgggaagctgaaaaaaaattctaaattgggaggaattgaaaaaaaatataatatatgcaATTCTGCCAATATTTTATGGGTTTTTGCTTTATAGCGTTCCTTGTGCGGTAAAACTGACAGGTTCATTTtgtaggtcagtacgattacagggataccaaatTTACATAGTCCTTGTTCATactttatatacacatacacacacacagtacagaccaaaagtttggacacaccttctcattcaaagagttttctttattttcatgactgaaaattgtagattcacactgaaggcatcaaaactatgaattaacatatgtggaattatatacataacaaaaaagtgtgaaacaactgaaaatatgtcatattctaggttcttcaaagtagccaccttttgctttgattactgctttgcacactcttggcgttctcttgatgagcttcaagaggaagtcacctgaaatggttttcaggtttaataagtgggatttcttgccttataaatggggttgggaccatcagttgcgttgtggagaagtcaggtggatacacagctgatagtcctactgaatagactgttagaatttgtattatggcaagaaaaaagcagctaagtaaagaaaaacgagtggccatcattactttaagaaatgaaggtcagtcagtccgaaagattgggaaaactttgaaagtgtcatttatttttcaacaggacaatgaccccaaacacacctccaggctgtgtaagggctatttgaccatgaaggagagtgatggggtgctgcgccagaggacctggcctccacagtcaccggacctgaacccaatcgagatggtttggggtgagctggaccgcagagtgaaggcaaaagggccaacaagtgctaagcatctctgggaactccttcaagactgttggaagaccatttcaggtgactacctcttgaagctcatcaagagaatgccaagagtgtgtaaagcagtaatcaaagcaaaaggtggctactttgaagaacctagaatatgacatattttcagttgtttcacacttttttgttatgtaccgtattttttggggaggaaaataagaaaaaatatttttaaccaaaaaggtgtgctgtgtgtttggtgggtttggaactaatggtggtctgtggatgacggacactgttacagggggatctgtggctggcactgttacgggggggggatctgtggctggcactgttacgggggggatctgtggctggcactgttacggggggggatctgtggctggcactgttacggggggatctgtggctggcactgttacagggggatctgtggctggcactgttacagggggatctgtggctggcactgttacagggggatctgtggctggcactgttacagggggatctgtggctggcactgttacagggggatctgtggctggcactgttacagggggatctgtggctggcactgttacagggggatctgtggctggcactgttacagggggatctgtggctggcactgttacagggggatctgtggctggcactgttacagggggatctgtggctggcactgttacagggggatctgtggctggcactgttacagggggatctgtggctggaactgttacgggggggggatctgtggctggaactgttacgggggggggatctgtggctggaactgttacgggggggggatctgtggctggcactgttacgggggggatctgtggctggcactgttacgggggggatctgtggctggcactgttacggggggggatctgtggctggcactgttacgggggggatctgtggctggcactgttacgggggggggatctgtggctggcactgttacgggggggggatctgtggctggcactgttacggggggggggatctgtggctggcactgttacgggggggggatctgtggctggcactgttacgggggggatctgtggctggcactgttacggggggggatctgtggctggcactgttacgggggggggatctgtggctggcactgttacgggggggatctgtggctggcactgttacgggggggatctgtggctggcactgttacgggggggggatctgtggctggcactgttacgggggggggggatctgtggctggcactgttacggggggggggatctgtggctggcactgttacgggggggggatctgtggctggcactgttacgggggggggggatctgtggctggcactgttacgggggggggatctgtggctggcactgttacggggggggggggatctgtggctggcactgttacggggggggattcctgttggctggcactgttacgggggggggatctgtggctggcactgttacggggggggatctgtggctggcactgttacgggggggggatctgtggctggcactgttacgggggggggatctgtggctggcactgttacggggggggatctgtggctggcactgttacgggggggggatctgtggctggcactgttacgggggggggatctgtggctggcactgttacggggggggatctgtggctggcactgttacaggtggggggatctgtggctggcactgtgtacggggggggatctgtggctggcactgttacgggggggggggatctgtggctggcactgttacggggggggggggatctgtggcttgcactgttacaggggggggatctgtggctggcactgttacagggggggatctgtggctgcactgttacggggggggggatctgtggctggcactgttacagggggggatctgtggctggcactgttacagtgggggggatctgtggctggcactgttacaggggggggatctgtggctggcactgttacagggggggggatctgtggctggcactgttacaggggggatctgtggctggcactgtgacagggggatctgtggctggcactgttacagggggatctgtggctggcactgttacagggggatctgtggctggcactgttacaggggatctgtggctggcactgttacagggggatctgtggctggcactgttacagggggatctgtggctggcactgttacagggggatctgtggctggcactgttacaggggggatctgtgctggcactgttacagggggatctgtggctggcactgttacagggggatctgtggctggcactgttacagggggatctgtggctggcactgttacagggggatctgtggctggcactgttacagggggatctgtggctggacactgttacagggggatctgtggctggcactgttacagggggatctgtggctggcactgttacagggggatctgtggctggcactgttacagggggatctgtggctggcactgttacagggggatctgtggctggcactgttacagggggatctgtggctggcactgttacagggggatctgtggctggcactgttacagggggatctgtggctggcactgttacagggggatctgtggctgcactgttacagggggatctgtggctggcactgttacagggggatctgtggctggcactgttacagggggatctgtggctggcactgttacagggggatctgtggctggcactgttacagggggatctgtggctggcactgttacagggggatctgtggctggcactgttacagggggatctgtggctggcactgttacagggggatctgtggctggcactgttacagggggatctgtggctggcactgttacagggggatctgtggctggcactgttacagggggatctgtggctggcactgttacagggggatctgtggctggcactgttacagggggatctgtggctggcactgttacaggggatctgtggctggcactgttacagggggatctgtggctggcactgttacagggggatctgtggctggcactgttacagggggatctgtggctggcactgttacagggggatctgtggctggcactgttacagggggatctgtggctggcactgttacagggggatctgtggctggcactgttacagggggatctgtggctggcactgttacagg
This is a stretch of genomic DNA from Bufo gargarizans isolate SCDJY-AF-19 chromosome 3, ASM1485885v1, whole genome shotgun sequence. It encodes these proteins:
- the ZBED1 gene encoding E3 SUMO-protein ligase ZBED1, with product MEAKNSEAVQSDLKLVAHPRAKSKVWKYFGFDTNAEGCIMQWKKIYCRICMAQIAYSGNTSNLTYHLEKNHTEAFCEFVKSNTEQMREAYATAFSKLKPETSQQVVQETFIMKSSHPFDKKQLEVTSAVVNLICDGMFPASILDEPTFKSLLQTLDPRYEVPSRKYICSRVLPEKYHTVRDLILKELVDVLWCGISTDMWKSESQNRSYVTLFVHYLATSASNSFTLGSRCLKTLEVPEENKAEAITRVLYETFIEWGISTKVFGATTDSSKDIIKACSLLDIPIDMPCVGQTFNKGIQQAFQLPKVSGLLTRCRKMVEYFQQSTVAMYMLCEKQKQQNAVSCMLVSDRVSWWGSTLAMLQRLKEQQFTIAGVLVEDSNNHHLMLEASEWNTIDGLVELLQPFKQVAEMLSMSKYPTISMVKPLLHMLLNTSLNIKDTDLKEISMAKEVIAKALSTTYQQTPEIDMFLNISTFLDPRYKRLPFLSAFERSQVENRVIEEAKTLLDRSRENSRSEDKVFAISDEPPVKKMATSSTPPPSSSINNMLAEIFCQSGPSEYQEECNAQVVEELSNFKSQKVLGLNEDPLKWWSDRLALFPLLPKVLQKYWCIAPTRVFPDRLFTSSMNVVNAKRNRLAPAHVDEQVFLYENARNSSQAEPEDDDEGDWGLQQEQFFNFGDSVTIGNNFFSIRDSGFI